The following coding sequences lie in one Cronobacter universalis NCTC 9529 genomic window:
- the nadB gene encoding L-aspartate oxidase — protein MNITPELHCDVLIVGSGAAGLSLALRLAEHSQVMVLSKGPLSEGSTFYAQGGIAAVFDETDSIASHVEDTLIAGAGLCDRDAVEFVASNARHCVQWLIDQGVLFDTEVQSNGEESYHLTREGGHSHRRILHAADATGKAVATTLMDKALSHPNIRILERHNAVDLIISDKIGLPGTRRVVGAWIWNRNKEEVETCRAKAVVLATGGASKVYQYTTNPDIASGDGIAMAWRAGCRVANLEFNQFHPTALFHPQARNFLLTEALRGEGAYLKRPDGTRFMPEFDERAELAPRDIVARAIDHEMKRLGADCMYLDISHKPEAFVRQHFPTIYEKLLGLGIDLTRDPVPVVPAAHYTCGGVMVDEHGRTDVDGLYAIGEVTYTGLHGANRMASNSLLECLVYGWSAAEDIRLRLPYARDVKRLPAWDESRVEHPDELVVLQHNWHELRLFMWDYVGIVRTTKRLERALRRITMLQQEIEEYYANFRVSNNLLELRNLVQVAELIVRCAMMRKESRGLHYTLDYPYMLPESGPSVLAPLVHINR, from the coding sequence CTGAACTTCACTGTGATGTGCTGATTGTTGGCAGCGGCGCCGCCGGCCTTTCCCTGGCGCTGCGCCTGGCGGAACATAGCCAGGTGATGGTTTTGAGCAAAGGCCCGTTGAGCGAAGGCTCCACCTTTTACGCCCAGGGCGGAATAGCCGCGGTTTTCGATGAAACCGACAGTATCGCCTCGCATGTGGAGGACACGCTGATTGCGGGCGCGGGTCTGTGCGATCGCGACGCCGTCGAGTTTGTCGCCAGCAATGCCCGCCACTGCGTGCAGTGGCTTATCGATCAGGGCGTGCTGTTTGATACTGAAGTGCAGTCGAACGGCGAGGAGAGTTATCACCTCACCCGCGAAGGCGGCCACAGCCATCGTCGTATCCTGCATGCGGCGGATGCCACCGGTAAAGCCGTCGCCACGACGCTGATGGATAAAGCGCTCAGCCACCCGAATATCCGCATCCTTGAGCGCCATAACGCCGTGGATTTGATTATCTCCGACAAAATCGGCCTGCCGGGCACGCGGCGCGTGGTGGGCGCCTGGATCTGGAACCGTAATAAAGAAGAAGTGGAAACCTGTCGCGCGAAAGCCGTGGTGCTGGCCACCGGCGGCGCGTCAAAAGTCTATCAGTACACCACCAACCCCGATATCGCCTCGGGCGACGGCATTGCGATGGCCTGGCGCGCCGGTTGCCGCGTCGCGAATCTCGAATTCAATCAGTTTCACCCGACCGCCCTCTTTCATCCGCAGGCGCGCAATTTCCTGCTGACCGAAGCGCTGCGCGGCGAAGGCGCTTATCTTAAACGCCCTGATGGCACCCGCTTTATGCCGGAGTTTGACGAGCGCGCCGAACTGGCGCCGCGCGATATCGTGGCGCGCGCCATCGACCATGAAATGAAACGTCTCGGCGCCGACTGTATGTATCTCGACATCAGCCACAAGCCGGAGGCGTTTGTCCGCCAGCACTTCCCGACGATTTATGAAAAGCTGCTGGGGCTTGGCATCGATCTCACCCGCGACCCGGTGCCGGTGGTGCCCGCGGCGCACTACACCTGCGGCGGCGTGATGGTCGATGAGCACGGCCGCACCGACGTCGACGGGCTTTACGCCATCGGCGAGGTGACCTACACCGGGTTGCACGGCGCGAACCGTATGGCCTCGAACTCGCTGCTGGAGTGTCTGGTTTACGGCTGGTCGGCGGCGGAAGATATCCGGCTGCGCCTGCCCTACGCCCGCGACGTTAAAAGGCTGCCCGCCTGGGACGAAAGCCGCGTGGAGCACCCGGACGAACTGGTGGTATTGCAGCATAACTGGCATGAACTGCGGCTGTTTATGTGGGATTACGTGGGTATCGTGCGCACCACCAAACGGCTGGAGCGCGCGCTGCGGCGCATCACGATGCTACAGCAGGAGATAGAAGAGTATTACGCCAACTTCCGCGTCTCCAATAATCTCCTGGAGCTGCGCAATCTGGTGCAGGTGGCGGAGCTTATCGTGCGCTGCGCCATGATGCGCAAAGAGAGCCGCGGGCTGCACTACACGCTGGACTACCCGTATATGCTGCCGGAGTCCGGGCCATCGGTGCTCGCTCCGCTGGTTCACATAAACAGATAA
- the trmN gene encoding tRNA(1)(Val) (adenine(37)-N(6))-methyltransferase TrmN translates to MSQPKTPLRRNGFTFKQFFVAHDRCAMKVGTDGILLGAWAPVAKAQRVLDIGAGSGLLTLMLAQRTDTTVTLDAVELDLQAAEQARENVDASPWAARIQVHGADIQTWTQQQTQRYELIVSNPPYYDKGVACATPAREQARYTTTLDHGALLACAAQLITEEGFFCVVLPENSGEAFSRLASEQGWHLRLRTDVAENEGKLPHRVLLAFSPSPGECFCDDLLIRGADQHYSPAYCALTEAFYLFM, encoded by the coding sequence ATGTCGCAGCCAAAAACCCCGTTACGCCGCAATGGTTTCACCTTCAAACAATTTTTCGTCGCGCACGACCGCTGTGCGATGAAAGTCGGTACCGACGGCATTCTGCTGGGAGCCTGGGCACCGGTCGCCAAAGCGCAGCGCGTGCTGGATATCGGAGCAGGCAGCGGTTTGCTGACGCTGATGCTGGCGCAGCGTACGGATACTACCGTGACGCTGGACGCCGTCGAGCTCGATTTACAGGCGGCGGAGCAGGCGCGCGAAAACGTTGACGCCTCGCCGTGGGCGGCGCGTATTCAGGTTCACGGCGCTGATATTCAGACCTGGACGCAGCAGCAGACGCAACGCTACGAGCTTATCGTCAGCAATCCACCTTATTATGACAAAGGCGTCGCCTGCGCCACGCCCGCCCGTGAGCAGGCGCGCTACACCACAACGCTCGATCACGGCGCGCTGCTCGCCTGCGCGGCGCAGTTAATTACTGAAGAAGGGTTTTTCTGCGTGGTGTTGCCGGAAAACAGCGGCGAAGCGTTTAGCCGTCTGGCCAGCGAGCAGGGATGGCATTTGCGGCTGCGCACCGATGTGGCCGAAAACGAAGGAAAACTGCCGCACCGGGTGCTGCTGGCGTTTTCCCCGTCTCCAGGCGAATGCTTCTGCGACGATTTGCTGATCCGCGGGGCGGATCAGCACTATTCACCAGCCTATTGCGCGCTCACGGAAGCTTTTTATCTGTTTATGTGA